Genomic DNA from Prunus persica cultivar Lovell chromosome G1, Prunus_persica_NCBIv2, whole genome shotgun sequence:
cgcaaaagcaaaagcaaaagcaaagaagggaGGAGAAGCCTCTATAGGAGCTGTTTCGGGTTGCACTATCCTAATATTGGTAAGtaaactgcaatgcagaaatggaaactgcaacgcagtttttgttttatccTATGCAGTTTCCAACCTAATTTCTGATATATCTTGTTTTTGAACTGTGCAGTTTCTACTGTGTGAGAGGACAAACATCATACAACCAATCCTTggcaaggagaaagaaactcctgccattcttaaatggagtctTGTGGAACTCCACACAAGATTCAACCAAATAAAGGACTTGAATGACATCGAGGTATGCAATTTATCGCATGTTCTGTTTTAATGTATCTTGAATGTGAATCCATGCTAAATCATTCTCATTGTACAGGGTATTTTCAAAACTCCTAAAAAGCGAAAAACTACCAGGGAAGAGGAAGACACTGTTGAGAAGATAATTGAAATCTGTATACAGTGCATTGCAGTTTGTGTTTTCTACATTGCAGTTTGCATTTTatccaatgcagtttctgaatcattcaatctcattgtacagggtattttgaaaacatataaaaagagaaaaactaccGGAGAAGAGGGAGACCCTCTTGACAAGGTATAAGAATCTCTAAACAGTGAATTATGCATTTCGGTTTTCGTTTCCTCcaatgcaatgcagtttctaattagtttctgttcaatatgcaagaaaaagaaaaagaagatgatgagggaAAACCTGATGATGCAATTCAAGACCTCTTGGTGAAGTCCATGACAGACCAAATCAACTACCGCCAACAACAAGATCCTAGCTTCGTTTGCCCGGAAAGATTACAACTGTGGAaggatgaaaaaaatgaagacagtgagaagaaaatgaaggaattgTGGGATATATTTATCCAAGCAGAAAAGAGATCAAAGGAGCTGGAAGTGGAGTTGGCAACATACATAGAGAAATTAGATAATGAAGAATGTGTGACTGCCACCATGACAGTGGAATCTACAGTTCAGcttaatgaaatacaaaatctgaaaaggaGGATTGCAGAATTGGAAGGCAAGGAAACTGGTATTGACATGGAGAAGATTGCCAAGAAAAAGGAGATTCAAGAAAAGTACAAGGCAGAAATTGAAAGCTTGTTGTCAGACCCAACAATCTTTGAAATGGAGATGGATCTGCCTACAAAACAACCAACACAACCagttgaagagaaagaagaagaaaagaaagaagaagagaagcaacaagaagagagagaagaagagaagaagcaagatGCTCCAACACATGATGTTCCTTCAAGAGTACAAAGGGtgaagaacagagaaagaaagaggcttCAAGCATCTTGCTATGTGtacgaaaaaaataagaaaacaaaaaaggaggcAAAAAAGGATGATGAAGAACTACCACAATTCAAGCTTATCTCTTCCGAGGAGGTATGCAATTACTGCAGTTCAAGCTGctgcttttttctattttctgcattgcagaaacagaaactgcaatgcagtttccgttTCCTGCAATGCAGTGTGTTATCTGCTTTacagaaatggaaactgcattgcagtttccgtTTCCTGCAATGCAGTGTGTTATCTGCTTTacagaaatggaaactgcattgcagtttctgttttatcgaatgaagtttctaattagtttcctttcaaTCTGCAGTTAACACAAGAGGCATCTCAGCCCGATGCCACAAATCCAATTCCTGACCCCCCCTAAAGGAACTAGCCTTCATGATTCAATACCTGTGGAT
This window encodes:
- the LOC109946599 gene encoding 101 kDa malaria antigen-like, which produces MTDQINYRQQQDPSFVCPERLQLWKDEKNEDSEKKMKELWDIFIQAEKRSKELEVELATYIEKLDNEECVTATMTVESTVQLNEIQNLKRRIAELEGKETGIDMEKIAKKKEIQEKYKAEIESLLSDPTIFEMEMDLPTKQPTQPVEEKEEEKKEEEKQQEEREEEKKQDAPTHDVPSRVQRVKNRERKRLQASCYVYEKNKKTKKEAKKDDEELPQFKLISSEELTQEASQPDATNPIPDPP